A stretch of Leptospira andrefontaineae DNA encodes these proteins:
- the recJ gene encoding single-stranded-DNA-specific exonuclease RecJ encodes MPQHGPDFHNLPNSSIQGLTPLQSHVFGTKFGGVSEPIKVLTQNIADLPSPFLLPDMDESIRILQTAIKENKSILLYGDRDSDGVCSTSLLANFLRGIHPGKLTVKTSSEEDYGLCEPAMKYVREVKPDLLVTLDFGTSNSAEIEELNKEGMQVVVLDHHEIPERIPSSCKLISPKRGDSLYPTEKICTSVIAWKLITAWLYTTLDNYNSLVWISDGETFFSGSLVKNGIKLFQGDKSEAEKRFSGSFIDWPTTSKTQFPEREVFYSQISSSPAIWEQVLKNLDLASIGTITDMMPLVGENRIIVKEGCFTLQKIKTGEFSHRPGLEKLLSQLDLDKKKILSRDLGWSIGPALNAAGRMQKTEAALGLLLSNSDKEAEILATDLLKLNEERRERTKRNLFRVEGFLKRKRERTERPILFCYEPDFEPGVSGIVATKLVEQYKRPVIFIAPDHGHAKGSVRAYGRENVLNLLKKAENIFHQFGGHKEAGGFSLSIDQIPKLAEILLQEAGSWLESEKVSGLQEETKSLVSLRPQELRENLYIELGLFEPFGMENPAPLLSVKGARILSYRPLSDGKHARFKILASSESIQCIIWNKAEEFSQVLREKGELDLWGSLEENTFRGKTNLQFVVQSFE; translated from the coding sequence ATGCCCCAGCATGGACCGGATTTTCATAACCTACCAAATTCTTCCATCCAAGGCCTAACCCCTCTTCAGTCCCATGTGTTCGGGACAAAATTCGGAGGGGTTTCCGAGCCTATAAAAGTCCTTACCCAAAATATTGCAGATCTTCCTTCTCCGTTTTTATTACCGGACATGGATGAATCTATCCGCATTCTTCAGACAGCAATCAAAGAAAATAAATCCATCCTACTCTATGGAGATAGGGATAGTGATGGCGTTTGTTCTACAAGTCTACTCGCCAATTTTTTAAGAGGGATACATCCTGGAAAACTTACCGTAAAAACTTCCAGCGAAGAAGATTACGGCTTATGTGAACCAGCGATGAAATATGTGAGAGAGGTCAAACCTGACCTACTCGTAACACTTGACTTTGGAACAAGCAATAGTGCTGAAATAGAAGAATTGAACAAAGAAGGAATGCAGGTTGTGGTTTTGGATCACCACGAAATTCCGGAAAGAATACCTTCTTCTTGTAAACTTATCTCTCCTAAAAGAGGAGATTCTCTTTATCCTACGGAAAAGATCTGCACTTCCGTGATTGCATGGAAACTGATCACTGCATGGCTTTATACTACATTAGATAATTATAATTCTTTGGTCTGGATCTCCGATGGGGAAACATTCTTTAGCGGGTCTCTTGTAAAAAATGGGATCAAACTTTTCCAGGGAGATAAGTCGGAAGCAGAAAAACGTTTTTCCGGTAGTTTTATAGATTGGCCTACTACTTCCAAAACCCAATTTCCGGAAAGAGAAGTTTTCTATTCTCAAATTTCTTCTTCACCTGCCATTTGGGAACAGGTTTTGAAAAATCTGGATCTTGCCTCTATTGGAACAATCACCGATATGATGCCGCTTGTGGGAGAAAATAGGATTATAGTCAAAGAAGGTTGTTTTACTCTTCAGAAGATCAAAACGGGAGAATTTTCACATCGTCCCGGTTTGGAAAAACTTTTATCTCAATTAGATCTAGATAAGAAGAAGATACTCTCTAGAGACTTGGGCTGGAGCATTGGTCCTGCATTAAACGCTGCAGGCAGGATGCAAAAAACAGAAGCGGCACTTGGGCTTCTTCTTTCCAACTCGGACAAGGAAGCGGAAATTCTCGCAACTGACCTTCTGAAATTAAACGAAGAAAGAAGAGAAAGAACCAAAAGAAATTTATTCAGAGTAGAAGGTTTCCTAAAAAGGAAAAGAGAAAGAACAGAAAGGCCAATCCTTTTCTGTTACGAACCCGATTTCGAACCAGGTGTATCAGGGATCGTAGCCACAAAACTTGTGGAACAATATAAAAGACCCGTTATTTTTATAGCCCCGGATCATGGACACGCAAAGGGAAGTGTAAGAGCCTACGGACGTGAGAATGTTCTGAACCTTCTTAAAAAAGCTGAGAATATTTTTCACCAATTCGGCGGCCACAAAGAAGCGGGAGGATTTTCTCTTTCAATCGATCAGATACCAAAACTTGCAGAAATTCTTCTCCAAGAAGCAGGAAGTTGGTTGGAATCGGAAAAAGTTTCAGGCCTACAAGAAGAGACCAAAAGTTTGGTAAGTCTCAGGCCTCAAGAGTTAAGAGAAAATTTATACATCGAACTTGGACTATTTGAACCTTTCGGTATGGAAAATCCCGCTCCATTACTTTCTGTGAAAGGTGCAAGAATACTTTCTTATCGTCCTCTATCAGATGGTAAACATGCAAGGTTCAAAATTTTAGCATCTTCCGAATCCATCCAATGTATTATTTGGAATAAGGCAGAAGAATTTTCTCAGGTATTAAGAGAAAAAGGTGAGTTAGATCTTTGGGGAAGTTTAGAAGAGAACACTTTTAGAGGAAAGACCAACCTTCAATTTGTGGTCCAATCCTTCGAATAG
- a CDS encoding alginate export family protein, with product MLKNTPANRQSRNKKYSLLPVRLLLSFGLLGLGTLWAQGVEPPKQETVTQADTTPAKPTATEEKTSAPSTQTPAATATPTAETKDKDKEKDKAPAVPYKSPWKGKLDGELLGTLLLTPEHQDSVKKSSNLWLTDNLRFGLQIRPRFENFNNQDFDKSTNDSKNYVTQNSQFWTLLDINESFAVKLTIQDTRLYGQYKDPSGTGYGPTSFTNSIGTAYAPGSQVPVKNNTDIREAYVIWKDFLPYTKLYLGRQVFSYGDSRIIGARNDSQIGNSFDGVRVAFDTKTWSTHAGYTVLAEESNGPNGFVTANSQKVGGAKALNDTYLAFLYNTWKPSEELVVDLYEIGVIKKYNTTTATGPLVDPNERTNGRDNLFTTGIRLSNRTASGRSLPAGKSWDWGLEYAAQTGSTGQTIDASWDTLNTTIGSGTNKHAAYKETVQHDASFFLAQTGYTYKGFRVGVQFARASGDPNRADGKSATWDPLFATRSGGFPYFDSGNGIANAAFWANVRTSSVHIQYYDDTWGRFIFAVYDIRKDKVQDAWYDGNRNAVSGSTGYDANGDFLANKTVTGSTENYANNPFLKNWQPGHRLLLEYDLIYIKKINDYFSIWAGATVLYAGDAIKNQKQFNLDRNSTYFSLTLQFAI from the coding sequence ATGTTAAAAAATACACCTGCAAACCGACAGAGTCGGAACAAAAAATATTCACTTTTGCCGGTTAGACTACTTTTGTCTTTCGGACTTTTAGGATTAGGAACTCTTTGGGCCCAAGGGGTAGAACCTCCAAAACAAGAAACGGTTACTCAGGCTGACACAACTCCTGCGAAACCTACTGCTACCGAAGAAAAAACTTCTGCTCCTTCTACCCAAACTCCTGCTGCAACTGCGACTCCAACTGCGGAAACTAAGGATAAAGACAAGGAAAAAGATAAAGCTCCTGCGGTTCCTTACAAAAGTCCCTGGAAAGGTAAGTTAGACGGGGAATTACTTGGGACTTTACTCTTAACTCCTGAGCACCAGGATTCGGTCAAAAAAAGTTCCAATCTTTGGCTCACCGATAACCTTCGTTTCGGTTTACAGATCCGTCCTAGATTCGAAAATTTTAATAATCAAGATTTTGATAAATCCACAAATGATTCCAAAAACTACGTTACGCAAAATAGCCAGTTTTGGACTCTTTTGGATATCAATGAATCCTTCGCAGTAAAATTGACCATCCAAGACACTCGTCTTTACGGACAATATAAAGACCCGAGTGGAACTGGATACGGTCCAACTTCTTTCACAAATTCTATTGGGACTGCATATGCCCCGGGTAGCCAGGTCCCAGTAAAAAATAATACGGATATCCGAGAAGCTTATGTGATCTGGAAGGATTTTCTTCCTTATACAAAATTGTATTTAGGTCGTCAGGTTTTCTCTTATGGAGATTCCAGGATCATCGGTGCTCGTAACGATAGCCAGATCGGTAACTCTTTTGATGGGGTTAGAGTCGCATTCGATACTAAGACTTGGTCCACTCATGCAGGTTACACTGTTCTTGCAGAAGAGAGTAATGGTCCGAACGGATTTGTAACTGCAAACAGTCAGAAAGTTGGCGGAGCAAAAGCTCTTAACGATACTTATCTTGCTTTCTTGTACAATACTTGGAAACCTTCTGAGGAATTGGTAGTCGATCTATATGAGATAGGTGTTATCAAAAAATATAATACTACTACGGCTACCGGCCCTCTTGTGGATCCGAATGAAAGAACAAACGGTAGAGACAATCTATTCACTACAGGTATTCGTTTGAGTAATAGGACAGCTTCCGGTAGAAGTCTTCCTGCAGGTAAATCCTGGGACTGGGGTTTAGAATATGCAGCTCAAACCGGAAGTACCGGCCAAACAATAGACGCCTCTTGGGATACTTTGAATACAACCATAGGATCCGGAACGAACAAACATGCCGCTTATAAGGAAACCGTTCAGCATGACGCTTCCTTCTTCTTGGCTCAAACAGGTTATACTTATAAAGGTTTCCGTGTGGGAGTTCAATTCGCAAGAGCCTCCGGTGACCCTAACCGTGCTGATGGAAAATCTGCAACTTGGGATCCTTTATTTGCTACAAGATCCGGTGGATTCCCATATTTCGATTCGGGGAACGGTATCGCAAACGCTGCATTCTGGGCGAACGTAAGAACTTCTTCCGTTCATATCCAATACTATGATGATACCTGGGGAAGATTCATTTTCGCAGTTTATGATATTCGTAAGGATAAAGTCCAAGATGCTTGGTATGACGGTAATCGAAACGCGGTCAGTGGTAGCACCGGATACGATGCAAATGGAGACTTCCTCGCGAACAAGACTGTTACTGGAAGTACCGAAAACTATGCCAATAATCCTTTCCTGAAAAATTGGCAACCTGGACATAGACTTTTGCTGGAATATGACCTGATTTATATCAAGAAGATTAACGATTACTTCTCGATCTGGGCAGGAGCCACTGTTCTTTATGCGGGAGATGCGATCAAAAACCAAAAACAATTCAATCTAGATAGAAATAGTACTTATTTCTCACTCACTCTTCAGTTCGCCATCTGA
- a CDS encoding cytochrome c biogenesis protein CcdA — translation MKKIRILLSSTFGLRAGLLIFFFFLTSSLHAQSQVVSESWMSSLNKWLETGISGSEFGFHSAIFLILGGLCASLLPCVYPLYPITVGIIQARGETATNKMFHPLVYYAGLASMYFCFGLVAGVSGGAFNTVLRFPGTNLFLAVIIFLLGLASLGILHLPIFPVKEWKGCQGWKGTFLLGMGAGFLSSPCVGPIVVAILIQVTAGVQSITVYSLAVSAFKMALFGLGLGLPFLFLGVFGLSLPRGGRWTRWIQIVLGFVVFYFAWSYYNKAMQLWSVPFDLSLGILAAALGVLATAYFYQPASILRTERMKKALLLTGLICSSAILIRLAGWGTVPGGIKKDVVEEHGNLEWHRISDTAFETARTEDRLVFADFYADWCSNCKAFEELTISDPNLNQALGKTILLKIRDDDKDFLIYENDPRFPELKIGLPFFVIFSPDGKVLFKTTNYLNTADMIRTIKGEKFHASGE, via the coding sequence ATGAAGAAAATTCGGATCCTTCTCTCCTCAACGTTTGGCCTAAGAGCCGGACTTCTAATATTCTTCTTTTTCCTAACTAGCTCCTTACATGCCCAGTCCCAGGTAGTTTCCGAATCCTGGATGTCCTCTCTCAACAAATGGTTGGAGACAGGAATTTCAGGTTCAGAGTTTGGATTCCATTCCGCGATCTTTCTGATCCTGGGAGGACTTTGCGCAAGTCTTCTTCCTTGTGTATACCCTTTGTATCCGATCACTGTAGGGATCATACAAGCAAGGGGAGAAACTGCCACGAACAAAATGTTCCACCCGTTGGTGTATTATGCCGGCTTGGCATCTATGTATTTTTGTTTCGGGCTCGTGGCAGGAGTTTCCGGTGGAGCATTTAATACTGTTCTAAGATTTCCGGGAACCAATCTATTCTTAGCCGTAATTATTTTCTTACTAGGACTTGCTTCATTAGGAATTTTGCATTTACCAATTTTCCCCGTGAAAGAGTGGAAAGGTTGCCAAGGCTGGAAGGGAACTTTCCTTTTGGGAATGGGAGCAGGTTTTCTTTCCTCTCCTTGTGTTGGTCCGATTGTAGTTGCAATTCTCATTCAAGTGACTGCAGGAGTCCAAAGTATAACTGTTTATTCTTTAGCGGTTTCCGCATTCAAGATGGCATTATTCGGTCTCGGTTTAGGATTGCCTTTTTTATTTTTAGGTGTATTCGGTCTTTCTCTTCCTCGCGGGGGTAGATGGACCAGATGGATACAGATCGTTTTAGGATTTGTGGTCTTCTACTTTGCTTGGTCTTATTATAATAAAGCGATGCAATTATGGTCTGTTCCATTTGATTTAAGCCTCGGGATCTTGGCTGCCGCTCTTGGTGTTTTGGCTACGGCATATTTTTACCAGCCAGCATCTATTCTTCGCACAGAAAGGATGAAGAAGGCATTACTTCTTACAGGACTGATTTGTTCTAGTGCGATCCTCATTCGACTTGCCGGTTGGGGAACCGTTCCAGGCGGGATCAAGAAGGATGTGGTAGAAGAACATGGAAATCTAGAGTGGCATAGAATTTCCGATACGGCATTCGAGACTGCTCGCACGGAAGACCGGTTGGTGTTTGCAGATTTTTATGCAGATTGGTGTTCTAATTGTAAAGCTTTCGAAGAGTTAACTATATCCGATCCGAATTTGAACCAGGCACTCGGCAAAACGATCCTTCTGAAAATCAGGGACGATGATAAGGATTTTTTAATATATGAGAATGATCCTAGATTTCCTGAATTAAAAATTGGTCTTCCTTTCTTTGTGATCTTCTCTCCAGATGGGAAGGTTCTTTTTAAAACTACGAATTATTTGAATACTGCAGATATGATCAGAACGATCAAAGGCGAGAAGTTCCACGCCTCAGGTGAGTAG
- the pcnB gene encoding polynucleotide adenylyltransferase PcnB translates to MKFLSNLFKKKIGSVDDILIYPEGKRFYRDSHPIRKTMIDEDAVKIIHRLHKFGYKAYIVGGGVRDLLLGRKPKDFDVVTNATPNQIKKIFNNCRIIGRRFKIVHILFKGKVIEVSTFRSLPEHRFEKPVEDQDYLIKRDNKFGTPQEDAARRDFTINALYYDIRNDSIVDYVGGYEDIQSRQLRVIGNPDISFREDPVRMLRAVKFAVLLGLKIDKGTSKSIKKNVHELEKASSSRMLEEYNKIFRTWRTSLIFQGMAQNSLLEVLLKEAFERERRKNPDFGEKFLETRVGKRLAIADKLLTEREELTPQIFYALLFSDLAEESLTKKSGGHLVASLKQSLEPIFERLGTPKKDKERLIKVFASQERFTHIEDDKASQNNFFRKKDFFYDAFYVYKINAIADNNDKALQSAFFWEISLRKRPVLPNSIGGGGGGRREGGQQQGGRPNRNRKEREGGGGRFKDRNKKGGRQNGEQSKPQQSETSSEDSDFNESD, encoded by the coding sequence ATGAAATTTCTGTCCAATCTCTTCAAGAAAAAAATAGGATCCGTCGACGACATTCTTATTTATCCGGAGGGAAAGAGGTTTTATAGGGATTCACATCCGATCCGCAAGACCATGATCGACGAGGATGCGGTAAAGATCATCCACCGTCTTCATAAATTTGGATACAAGGCCTATATCGTGGGCGGAGGAGTTCGGGACCTTCTTTTGGGACGCAAGCCAAAAGATTTCGACGTAGTCACCAACGCCACTCCGAATCAAATTAAAAAAATCTTTAATAACTGTCGGATCATCGGTCGCAGATTTAAGATCGTTCATATTCTTTTCAAAGGAAAGGTGATCGAGGTCAGTACTTTTCGTTCTCTTCCCGAACATCGTTTTGAAAAACCTGTAGAAGATCAGGATTATCTGATCAAACGAGATAATAAATTCGGAACTCCGCAGGAAGATGCTGCGAGAAGAGACTTCACGATCAACGCGTTATACTATGATATCCGTAATGATTCCATCGTGGATTATGTAGGCGGATACGAAGATATCCAAAGCAGACAACTCAGAGTGATAGGAAATCCGGACATCTCATTTAGAGAAGATCCGGTCAGAATGTTGCGTGCAGTAAAATTTGCAGTACTTCTTGGTCTTAAAATAGACAAGGGAACTTCCAAATCTATTAAGAAGAATGTACACGAGTTGGAAAAGGCTTCTTCTTCCCGTATGTTGGAAGAATATAATAAAATTTTCCGCACCTGGAGAACTTCTCTTATTTTCCAAGGTATGGCTCAAAATTCCCTGCTCGAAGTCCTACTTAAGGAAGCGTTCGAAAGAGAGCGCAGGAAAAATCCCGACTTCGGAGAGAAGTTTTTGGAGACCCGAGTTGGGAAACGTCTGGCGATTGCGGACAAACTTCTTACAGAAAGAGAAGAACTCACTCCTCAGATATTTTATGCACTTTTATTTTCCGACCTTGCGGAAGAGTCTTTAACTAAGAAGAGTGGGGGGCACCTGGTTGCCTCCTTAAAACAATCTTTGGAGCCTATTTTCGAGAGACTAGGAACTCCTAAAAAAGATAAGGAAAGACTGATCAAGGTATTTGCGTCTCAAGAAAGATTTACCCATATCGAAGACGATAAAGCTTCTCAAAATAATTTTTTCCGTAAGAAAGACTTCTTCTACGACGCGTTTTACGTTTATAAGATCAATGCGATCGCGGATAATAATGATAAGGCCCTACAGTCTGCATTCTTCTGGGAAATCTCTCTCCGTAAAAGGCCGGTTCTACCAAACAGTATTGGCGGCGGAGGAGGAGGCAGAAGAGAAGGCGGCCAACAACAGGGTGGACGTCCAAACCGAAATCGTAAAGAAAGAGAAGGCGGTGGCGGTCGATTCAAAGATCGTAATAAAAAAGGCGGCCGTCAAAACGGAGAACAGTCTAAACCGCAACAATCTGAAACAAGTTCAGAAGATTCCGATTTTAACGAATCGGATTGA
- a CDS encoding flagellar biosynthesis anti-sigma factor FlgM produces MTIDKIGGIGGGSYEPRKSTPVRKSESKESFDNISISDTAKQKASEARIQAEVQTIAQKIVASPVDSERSTKLKEVKEKLKNGDYDNLSPEILNAVADRIAESFLGR; encoded by the coding sequence ATGACTATCGATAAAATAGGCGGCATTGGCGGAGGATCTTACGAGCCACGTAAGTCGACTCCTGTACGCAAATCTGAATCTAAAGAATCATTTGATAATATTTCTATTTCCGACACTGCTAAACAAAAGGCTTCGGAAGCACGTATCCAAGCAGAAGTGCAAACGATCGCACAAAAGATCGTAGCAAGTCCTGTGGATTCTGAACGTTCTACCAAACTAAAAGAAGTTAAGGAAAAACTTAAGAACGGAGATTACGATAATCTCAGCCCTGAAATTTTAAACGCAGTAGCTGATCGTATCGCAGAATCTTTTTTAGGCCGTTAA
- a CDS encoding M23 family metallopeptidase, with the protein MNNEAKFEDRPRAAERLKIKYLRFRSSWLKIKEKGSRKISFLLVPHDHEAVLNVELSVFMAAFLGVLSVLLFLLASAFVVYMNFFFVPNRELIRETDNNVGLFLYYNSLLKDAKKEISGLEKKTEQLNLVAWEEVPWKRILTFDYVPEFSLKKNVPESSTNMDLYSDTVEGFAERNIELYKIKHAFQNAFDYLEERESILYAMPRGRPLKPGVGFVTSTFGGRVDPFGLVEMGEFHSGIDFAAGEGIPIYATAPGVIEDNGQSAGGLGKSIRINHLNGFYTVYGHCSVVFVEKGQIVTRGQHIGNVGSTGKATGPHVHYEVHIGYDPPMDPAEFVNME; encoded by the coding sequence ATGAACAACGAGGCAAAGTTCGAAGACCGCCCCAGAGCCGCAGAAAGGCTGAAGATCAAGTATCTTCGCTTCCGTTCTTCCTGGCTAAAAATCAAAGAAAAAGGGTCTCGCAAAATTTCTTTCCTGCTCGTACCTCACGATCACGAAGCTGTGCTGAATGTAGAGCTGAGTGTCTTCATGGCTGCGTTCTTAGGAGTACTTTCAGTCCTACTTTTTCTACTCGCAAGTGCATTCGTGGTGTACATGAACTTCTTCTTTGTACCAAATCGAGAGTTGATCCGAGAGACTGACAATAATGTCGGGCTATTTCTTTATTATAACTCTCTTCTCAAAGACGCGAAGAAAGAAATTTCCGGTTTAGAAAAGAAAACAGAACAATTAAACTTAGTTGCTTGGGAAGAAGTTCCTTGGAAAAGAATTCTCACCTTCGATTATGTACCTGAATTTAGCCTGAAGAAGAATGTTCCTGAATCTTCGACTAACATGGATTTATATTCTGATACAGTAGAAGGTTTTGCAGAAAGAAACATTGAATTATACAAGATCAAACATGCCTTCCAAAACGCATTCGATTATTTGGAAGAAAGAGAATCCATTCTATACGCGATGCCTAGAGGTCGTCCCTTAAAACCTGGAGTAGGATTTGTGACTTCTACTTTTGGAGGAAGGGTGGATCCATTCGGTTTAGTAGAGATGGGAGAATTCCACTCGGGTATAGACTTTGCTGCCGGCGAAGGAATTCCAATATATGCTACAGCTCCAGGTGTGATAGAAGACAATGGACAATCAGCAGGCGGACTCGGAAAAAGTATTCGTATCAATCACTTGAATGGATTTTATACCGTGTATGGGCACTGCTCCGTGGTCTTTGTAGAAAAAGGACAGATTGTCACAAGAGGCCAGCATATTGGAAATGTAGGCTCCACAGGAAAGGCCACGGGACCTCACGTGCATTATGAAGTCCATATAGGCTATGATCCTCCTATGGACCCGGCTGAATTCGTGAATATGGAATAA
- a CDS encoding prolipoprotein diacylglyceryl transferase: MYKVIDIPGLVPFVQKYISSGWEGISTFSILVVIAFLAASYFLPKELERKHLEPAHADWLLILGVFGTFVGAKIFFIFEIWDQVFVDTPGFDGKYLYPLTHFDGFPGRPGLWSSLFSGSGLVFYGGFLFGILFISLYMIQNKLDVKAYLDATIPSMALGYAIGRLGCFVSGDGCYGFATHTDIPLLTFTYWPTSAVPSGVPVWNTPVMESVVSFLFFIYFQKWARFQNFKKFSLGAQYLILHGLARLAIEFLRVNKAVIPFFDPPVQSNIPGANGETTTFLNGYYWHGFSQSQYVSIAIILVGLYFLVKWKLWEKEPVPA, translated from the coding sequence ATGTATAAAGTCATAGATATTCCCGGACTAGTACCTTTCGTCCAGAAATACATCAGCAGCGGCTGGGAAGGAATTTCCACATTCAGTATTTTAGTAGTGATCGCCTTTCTGGCGGCTTCTTATTTTTTACCTAAGGAATTAGAAAGAAAACATCTGGAGCCGGCTCATGCAGATTGGCTTTTGATCTTAGGAGTTTTTGGAACATTCGTAGGTGCTAAGATATTTTTTATCTTCGAGATCTGGGACCAAGTATTCGTAGATACCCCTGGCTTTGATGGAAAGTATCTCTACCCACTCACCCACTTTGATGGTTTCCCTGGTCGTCCTGGGCTTTGGTCCAGTTTATTTTCAGGAAGCGGTTTGGTCTTTTACGGAGGATTCCTTTTCGGGATCTTATTCATCAGCCTATATATGATCCAAAACAAATTGGATGTAAAAGCATACTTGGACGCTACAATTCCGAGTATGGCATTAGGTTATGCGATTGGTAGATTAGGATGTTTTGTTTCTGGGGACGGCTGTTACGGATTTGCAACTCACACAGACATTCCTCTTTTAACATTCACCTACTGGCCGACAAGTGCGGTTCCAAGTGGTGTTCCCGTTTGGAATACTCCAGTTATGGAATCAGTTGTATCTTTCCTATTCTTCATTTACTTTCAAAAATGGGCAAGATTCCAAAACTTCAAAAAGTTCAGTTTAGGCGCACAGTATTTAATCCTTCATGGGCTTGCAAGATTAGCGATAGAATTCTTAAGAGTGAATAAGGCAGTGATCCCTTTCTTCGATCCACCTGTGCAATCCAATATTCCAGGAGCAAATGGAGAAACGACTACCTTCTTAAACGGATATTACTGGCATGGATTTTCCCAATCACAGTACGTATCGATCGCGATCATACTAGTCGGTCTATATTTCTTAGTGAAATGGAAACTCTGGGAAAAGGAACCGGTCCCAGCTTAA
- a CDS encoding bactofilin family protein — MSEESIDTIIGEDIQFRGKLRFNNALKIKGQFKGTIETTGSLIVGETGRVEADIETGTLEIEGDLKGNISAASKVSVRKTGKLVGDVRTPDLEIESGAKFSGNCIM; from the coding sequence ATGAGCGAAGAATCCATAGACACGATTATCGGGGAAGACATCCAATTCCGAGGCAAACTACGTTTCAATAACGCACTGAAGATCAAGGGTCAATTCAAAGGCACCATTGAGACCACAGGATCTTTGATCGTAGGAGAAACAGGAAGAGTCGAGGCCGATATCGAAACAGGAACCCTGGAAATCGAGGGAGATCTAAAAGGAAATATCAGCGCTGCCTCCAAAGTTTCCGTCCGCAAGACAGGCAAATTAGTCGGAGATGTTCGCACCCCGGATCTTGAAATCGAATCAGGAGCAAAATTCAGCGGGAATTGCATCATGTAA
- a CDS encoding iron-containing alcohol dehydrogenase translates to MPILPDWINFSFPTKIHFEVDCGFKMGNFVKNIGNRAVILSTQSELENMDEFSIIKTSLEKHIDGVILYDNIEKEPTLKELDTAAYFARISNANCIIGYGSYESLNTAKLVALLANNDAFAEDVFILKKNIRLKKPIPLILIPTHPVMGLECSPTATVYMDDDRTVRYFANEFLFPEMVIADAKISSFMTSADVAKVGVGILAAAVDSILSKYSNELTNSSSLRAIEIIYKNLVPAIRDPKNLQYKNAIFGASLLVGMSHSSSSLGLCYALSLAASNLTNLDVFQAMSILLPHVMEYNLTSSAGKYVMIAKALDEDITNISVIEAAIKAVEGIRKIYIELKIPQRLSEYEVRKIDLPGIASLASSFPFLDSLPRELPKNEIETILVAAF, encoded by the coding sequence ATGCCGATACTCCCCGACTGGATCAATTTTAGTTTTCCCACCAAAATCCATTTTGAAGTCGATTGCGGCTTTAAAATGGGTAACTTCGTTAAGAACATCGGCAACCGCGCGGTCATACTCTCTACTCAAAGTGAGTTGGAGAATATGGACGAGTTCTCCATCATAAAAACTTCTTTAGAGAAACATATAGATGGTGTAATTCTTTATGATAATATCGAGAAGGAACCTACATTAAAAGAACTAGATACCGCCGCGTACTTCGCTAGGATCTCCAACGCAAATTGTATTATAGGCTATGGTTCTTACGAAAGCCTGAACACTGCAAAGTTAGTCGCACTTCTTGCAAATAATGATGCTTTCGCAGAAGATGTTTTCATCCTGAAAAAGAATATCAGGCTTAAAAAACCGATACCTCTCATTCTTATCCCTACTCATCCGGTAATGGGATTGGAATGTTCTCCTACTGCTACAGTGTATATGGATGACGATAGGACCGTTCGTTATTTCGCTAACGAATTCCTTTTCCCAGAGATGGTGATCGCCGATGCAAAGATCAGTAGCTTTATGACTTCTGCTGACGTTGCAAAAGTCGGAGTTGGAATTCTAGCGGCTGCAGTGGACAGTATTCTTTCCAAATATTCGAATGAACTCACAAACTCTTCTTCCTTAAGAGCAATAGAGATCATTTATAAAAACTTAGTTCCCGCTATCAGAGATCCGAAGAACTTACAATATAAAAACGCGATCTTTGGAGCAAGTTTGCTTGTAGGAATGTCACATTCATCTAGCTCATTAGGACTTTGTTATGCACTTTCCTTAGCTGCTTCCAACTTAACGAACCTGGACGTTTTCCAGGCGATGTCCATTCTTCTTCCTCACGTGATGGAATATAACCTCACTTCTTCCGCGGGTAAGTATGTGATGATCGCAAAAGCCTTGGACGAGGACATCACCAATATTTCGGTGATCGAAGCGGCCATCAAAGCGGTAGAAGGAATTCGTAAAATTTATATAGAACTCAAAATCCCTCAAAGGCTTTCCGAGTACGAAGTACGTAAGATAGATCTTCCAGGGATCGCAAGTCTTGCTTCTTCTTTTCCATTCTTGGATTCCTTGCCTAGGGAACTCCCTAAAAACGAGATCGAAACGATTCTAGTCGCAGCATTCTAG